AGGTTCTGGGCAAAACTGTAGCGTGCCGCCAGGGCGTTGGCCGCGTCCTCCAGCTCCAGCGTACGCTGCAAGACGTCGGGAAGGCGGACCAGGGCTTCCCTGAGCCTGCCGTCCGGACCCAGGTCTGCAATCACTGGCAGAAAGGCCGTCAGGCTGGCCAGATAACTCTTGGTGGCCGCCACCGCCCGCTCCTCGCCGCAGCGCAGCGGCAGCACGAACTCGGCCGTCTGCGCCAGTTCGCTGTCTTCCACGTTGACCAGCGCCACCGTCAGCGCGCCGCTTTCCCGCGCCATGCGGACATTTTCCACCACGTCCGGGCTGGCTCCACTCTGTGACACAGCGATCACCAGCGCGCCGCGCAGATCCAGCCGCGTGCCGTACAGCGTGTGGACACTGGGCCCCAGCGAGGCCACGGGCAGCGACAGCTCGGTTTCCAGCGCGTATTTGAGCACCGTGCAGGCGTGGTCGCTGCTGCCCCGCGCGATGGTGACAGCGTAGGATGGGCGGCGTTCCCGCAGCACCTCTGCCAACGCGCCAGCGGCCTGCGCGTTCTCCGAGAGCTGCCGGGCGATCACCCCCGGCGTCTGGCGGGCTTCTTGGAGCATCAGAGGATCGGCCTGAAGGGAACTGGGCGTCATGGGGCTACTGTAGTCAATTTTCTGCCCCTGATCGTCCGACGGCTACGCCAGCGAGCAGCATACAGGCAAAATTCTCCCCGACTGCTCCGGTGTGCCGGGCGGTCGGGGAGGGAGGGCGGCCAGACTATCAGTTCAGGGTTTTGAGGTCCGCGCGGGTCAGGGCGATGACCAGAAATCCGTCCTGAGGATGGAAGATCGCTTCGCGTCCCGCGTAACGCAGGGTCACGGCCTGCAGCTCATCGCCCAGCAGGTGCTGACCGATCACATTGGCGGTGGCGACGAAGTGCCGGGCGTACATCGGCAGGCGGTCCGCCGCGCCGGGCGTACCCGACTCGCCAGAGGGCAGCACGACCTGTCCCTGCCCATCCAGAACGATCAGGTCCTCGACGTCGCCCCGGCGGCGGTACTCGGCCACCAGACGCTCGAGCTGGCTGGGGGCACTCACCGCTGCGGGCTCGGGCTGGGGGATCTCTACTGCGGCGGTCTCTGCGGCGCGCAGCAGTTCCTCCACCATCGGGATCAGTTCGTCGGGGCTGAAGGGCTTACGCAGCACACCGTTTGCGCCGGCCTCACGGGCCTGCCGCTTGATGTCCTCGTCGACGTTGCCGCTCATCAGCACGATGGGCAGGTGATCGAAGCGGCCATCGCGCCGCAGTTCGGAACACAGCTCCAGGCCGCTCATGCCGGGCATGATCACATCGGCCATCATCAGGTCGAAATGGGGCCCTTCCGCCAGGGTTTCCAGGGCCTGCTCGGCACTGATGGCGCTGAACGAATCCAGCGAATGGCGTTTGAAGGTGATCTCCAGTGCCTTGCGGACACTGATGCTGTCGTCGACGATAAAGATCTGGGGCATGGGGTTTCCTTTGGAGGTCTGAAACGGGAAGTGAGAGGGTCAGGGCGAGTCAAAGATGGTGAACAGCTGCTCGAGATCAGTGCAGATGGGCAGAGGTTTCGTCGAGGTCGACAGCGAGTTCCATCAGCAGCCGGTTGGTCGGGGCCGACAAATCAGGCTGGCAGCCCGGCGGCAGGCTGGAGCAGTCGTAGAAGCGGAACTGGCCACCTCCCTGCTCGCTATGGCGCAGCAGTTCCAGCACTGCGCCACGGCCCGCGCGGCCCGCGAACTCGGCGTAGGTCAAGCGGCCCGCACTCATGGTCAGGTGTCCGCCACGGGGCAGGCGACCGGCCGAGCTGACTGTGATCAGCCAGTGGCCGCTGCAGGACAGTTCGGCGGCCCAGTTCAGGAACTCGCTCAGGCTGAACGGTTCGAGCTGTCCTGAGAGCTGGGGCCGGGCGGTGGTCCGCAGCGGCAACGGATAGGCCGAGTCGTCCACGCCCAGCGCCTCGAGCGCTTCAGCCAGGACCTGCGGCCCGGCGGAGTTGGTGGGCTGCCCTGGGGCGTCCTGTTCATCGTCGCCAATCAGGTAGATGGGGACCGCCCCGGTCTGGGCATCATCCTCCAGAATGCTCCGGAACTCTGCGCCGCTCATGTCGGTCATCTGCGCGTCACAGATGATCGCGTTCACCTGGGTGCGCTCCAGCTGGGTCAGGGCATGCAGCGCGCCGTCGGCCTGAATCACCGTTACCCCGGCGAGCTCGGCCAGGTGGCTGTACATCGCGGCGCGCGAAGGGTCGTTGAGAACGGTCAGGACCGACAGGCCTGTCTGGAAGGCGGTCATGCGCCCGCCCCGGCAGACACCATGTCCGCAGCCTGGGCCAGCACACTGCCGATCCGGCGCAGTAGCAGGGCCTCGTTGACCGGCTTGGTGAAGTAGTCGTTTGCGCCCAGCTGCAGCGCCAGCCGCTGGTGCTTTTCTCCGGCGCGGGTGGTCATGATCATCAACGGGATCCGGGCCGTGGAGGGCCGGGCGCGCACGGCGGACAACAGCTCGTAACCGTTCAGGCGGGGCATTTCCAGGTCACTGACCACCGCGCCGAAGTCGGCGTCGAGCTGCAGCAGGTCCAGTGCTTCCTGACCGTCGTTGGCTGTGACCACCGTGTAGCCGCCGCTCTCCAGCATCCGGCCCACCAGACGGCGCACGCTCAGCGAGTCGTCCACCAGCAGGATGCGGGTGCGGCGCGCTGCTGCGCCCGACGCGTTGACCGGCTTCAGGTACTCCTGCGGGCGACGGGCCAGGCGGGCCAGGCCTGAAGGATCGAGCAGCGGGAAGGCATTGCCCGCAGCCGACAGTGCCGTGCCGGACAGGTATTCCAGCCCGCTGAGCAGCCCGCCCAGCGGCGTCACGCTGACCTCCTCGATCTGCCCGAAGTCGTCGACGCGGGCGGCCAGTTCCCCAGTGGGCATGGCAAGCACCACCAGCCGGAACGTCGAATCCTGCTCGCCGCCTTGCGGCTGGCCCCAGATGTCACGCAGATCGATGATCGGCACCTGGCGCCCCTCGAAGGTCAGTTCCGGGCCGGCTTCACCGTGCAGGATTTCGCCAGCCCGCACTTCACGCAGCGCCCGCACCGTGCCCACCGCGAAGCCTAGCTCGTACCCGGCTACCTGTACCGGCAGTACGTCGATCACCCGGCGGGTCACAGGCAGGCGCAGCGTGAAGGTGGTGCCCACGCCGCGGCGGGTGTGAATCAGCAGTTCCCCGCCCAGCTGACGGGCAACGGTGGCCACCACGTCCATCCCCACGCCACGCCCGGCCACCGTGCTGACGGCGGCGGCGGTGGAGAGCCCCGGCAGCAGAATCAGCCGCGCCCGGTCCTCATCCGACATCCGGTCCAACTCCTGCACCGAGCGCAGGCCCTTTTCCAGCGCGCGGTTGCCGATGGTCTCCAGGTCCAGCCCGCCACCGTCGTCCTCCACGCTGACTTCCAGGAAGTTCTGACGCTCGGCGGCGCGCAGCCAGACCCGGCCGCGTGCCGATTTGCCGGCGGCGACACGGTCTGAGGTGCTGCCGATGCCGTGGTGCAGGGCATTGGTCATCAGATGCATCAGGGGATCGATCAGGCGTTGCAGCACCGCGCTGTCCACGCGCACGTCCTCGCCCTCGCCGATGAATTCGAAGCGGTCCTCGTGATCGCGTGCCCAGCGCCGCAGCCGGAAGGCGGCCTGTGAGAAGGGCACCCGGCTGGTCTGGGTCAGGTCCAGTCGCAGGCGGCGCAGGAGCTTGCCCAGCAGTTCGTTATCGCCCTGCAGGCCGGTCACGTTGTCCGACAGGCGGCGGCGGACCTCGGCGAAGTCGGCGCTCAGCTCGGTAATCGAGCGGGCCAGGATGTTCAGGTCGTTGTAGGTGTCGAATTCCAGCTCGTCAAACTGCTGGGTCAGGTTGGCCCCGTCCATGCCGCTCTCGCCCGTGGGGGAAGCGCGGTCCGGCGCGGCGCGCACCATGTCGGGGTTCAGGTGACGTTCCTCGAAATCGCGCACGGTTCGCTGGAAGCGGGCCTGCGAGTCCTGCATGGCGCTCTGCAGGTCGTCGAGACGCGCCAGCGTCTGTCCCTGTCTCGAGCGCACCGTCACCAGCTCACCCATCTGCTCCAGCAGCGATTCGATCTGCCGGGCCGGGACGCGAATCGAGGCCGCTTCCTGGGTGGTCACCGGCGTGACCTGTGGCGCGGGTATGGGGGTGGCCGGGACGGGAACGGGAACCGCAGGACTGACGAACTCGTGGCCTCCGGCCAGCGCCGCCATCCGGGCGCTGAGGACGCCCAGCTGCTGGCCCAGGCCACCTGCGCCGCCGCTGCTCCCTTCCGCCACGTCCAAGATGTGGTCCATGCCGCCCAGGGCCGCCTCCAGCACATCACGCGTGCCGGCGTCCAGGCGCAGAACGCCGTCGCGCACACCACCGAGCAGGTCTTCCAGGCCGTGCGCGAAATCGCCCAGCCCTGGCAGGCCCACCATGTACGAGCTGCCCTTGACGGTGTGAGCGGCGCGGAACATCACGTCCAGGTCGGGGCCGCCGTCAGCGGACGCACCTTCGAGCTGCGCGCGCAGGCTGCCCAGGTGTTCGCGCACTTCCGGGGCGAAGTAGGACCAGACCTCGGCGTTTTCACGGTGGAACTGACGCAGTTCAGCTTCCAACTCGGATGGCTGGTCCGCGTCGCCGTCCACCGGGGCAGCCTCGTCCTCGA
The genomic region above belongs to Deinococcus humi and contains:
- a CDS encoding SIS domain-containing protein, with the translated sequence MTPSSLQADPLMLQEARQTPGVIARQLSENAQAAGALAEVLRERRPSYAVTIARGSSDHACTVLKYALETELSLPVASLGPSVHTLYGTRLDLRGALVIAVSQSGASPDVVENVRMARESGALTVALVNVEDSELAQTAEFVLPLRCGEERAVAATKSYLASLTAFLPVIADLGPDGRLREALVRLPDVLQRTLELEDAANALAARYSFAQNLLILARGLHYGVAQEAALKLKETSGIHAEAYSAAEFSHGPKRLLAEGLPLLGFASDDAAWPATREAYADLREGGADLRTLGPVAGSTLQTPGTGHGLTDTVPSALAFYLFAAHLALGRGLDPDAPPLLSKVTKTR
- a CDS encoding hybrid sensor histidine kinase/response regulator, whose protein sequence is MPENTAAGNAAMNTSEQRNENSDLLSGFLQEAGEVLGSMQAGLTELGLATAGPEDGARLAGLGILAHRLRGSAGLYGFSQLSKMAALLERMLDSRPLLSGEARVAYLDLLGHSHATLHSGLERILRGERESDLGLAFARGGGAAELQALLRSHPQAFKPRPPEDHRRLPVEDEAAPVDGDADQPSELEAELRQFHRENAEVWSYFAPEVREHLGSLRAQLEGASADGGPDLDVMFRAAHTVKGSSYMVGLPGLGDFAHGLEDLLGGVRDGVLRLDAGTRDVLEAALGGMDHILDVAEGSSGGAGGLGQQLGVLSARMAALAGGHEFVSPAVPVPVPATPIPAPQVTPVTTQEAASIRVPARQIESLLEQMGELVTVRSRQGQTLARLDDLQSAMQDSQARFQRTVRDFEERHLNPDMVRAAPDRASPTGESGMDGANLTQQFDELEFDTYNDLNILARSITELSADFAEVRRRLSDNVTGLQGDNELLGKLLRRLRLDLTQTSRVPFSQAAFRLRRWARDHEDRFEFIGEGEDVRVDSAVLQRLIDPLMHLMTNALHHGIGSTSDRVAAGKSARGRVWLRAAERQNFLEVSVEDDGGGLDLETIGNRALEKGLRSVQELDRMSDEDRARLILLPGLSTAAAVSTVAGRGVGMDVVATVARQLGGELLIHTRRGVGTTFTLRLPVTRRVIDVLPVQVAGYELGFAVGTVRALREVRAGEILHGEAGPELTFEGRQVPIIDLRDIWGQPQGGEQDSTFRLVVLAMPTGELAARVDDFGQIEEVSVTPLGGLLSGLEYLSGTALSAAGNAFPLLDPSGLARLARRPQEYLKPVNASGAAARRTRILLVDDSLSVRRLVGRMLESGGYTVVTANDGQEALDLLQLDADFGAVVSDLEMPRLNGYELLSAVRARPSTARIPLMIMTTRAGEKHQRLALQLGANDYFTKPVNEALLLRRIGSVLAQAADMVSAGAGA
- a CDS encoding response regulator; translation: MPQIFIVDDSISVRKALEITFKRHSLDSFSAISAEQALETLAEGPHFDLMMADVIMPGMSGLELCSELRRDGRFDHLPIVLMSGNVDEDIKRQAREAGANGVLRKPFSPDELIPMVEELLRAAETAAVEIPQPEPAAVSAPSQLERLVAEYRRRGDVEDLIVLDGQGQVVLPSGESGTPGAADRLPMYARHFVATANVIGQHLLGDELQAVTLRYAGREAIFHPQDGFLVIALTRADLKTLN
- a CDS encoding DUF4388 domain-containing protein, with translation MTAFQTGLSVLTVLNDPSRAAMYSHLAELAGVTVIQADGALHALTQLERTQVNAIICDAQMTDMSGAEFRSILEDDAQTGAVPIYLIGDDEQDAPGQPTNSAGPQVLAEALEALGVDDSAYPLPLRTTARPQLSGQLEPFSLSEFLNWAAELSCSGHWLITVSSAGRLPRGGHLTMSAGRLTYAEFAGRAGRGAVLELLRHSEQGGGQFRFYDCSSLPPGCQPDLSAPTNRLLMELAVDLDETSAHLH